Genomic DNA from Etheostoma cragini isolate CJK2018 chromosome 7, CSU_Ecrag_1.0, whole genome shotgun sequence:
aaacaaacaggaccaATATACATGTGTGATGTATGGAGAGATGGCCGAGCGAGGAGGCAGCCTCACAGGATGGAACCCCAAGTAGTGGGATTTTCTGGGATTgcatgccttgctcaagagctcCTCCGGAGTGCCTAGGAGGCGAACCGGCACCTCTCCAGTTAACAGTTCATACTCCGTACTTGGCCCATGCGGGGACTTGAACCACGACCCCCAAGCCAAGTCCCCACGGACTGAGCTAGTGCCACCCAGTAACAGGAAGAGACGGCATCAGCCCCGGCCAATAGCATGCCTTAGCGACGACGACCGCACCTAGCAGGGAGACATCAACACCGCATGAGAGAGGCACTGAAATAGGAGCAGGGCAGGGACTCTCCAAATACCACTCACAGGGGTGTGTGGAACAAACAAGCCCCGCTTGAGCCAGGGACTagatggcgtgtgtgtgtgtgtgtgtgtgtgtgtgtgtgtgtgtgtgtgtgtgtgtgtgtgtgtgtgtgtgtgtgtgtgtgtgtgtgtgtgtgtgtgtgtgtgtgtgtgtgtgtgtgtgtgttttagaaaaATGAGCTGGAGagaaaggtggggggggggggggggctaggaGGTGGTTGCCATGGGGACAGTAACACACCAGTGGTGCTGCCGACCTGTCTCCCTGGGCCAAACTTGCTCAGAGAGGCAGCAGGAGAAGGaacagagggagggaagcaGAGGGTGTAGAGCCAGttggagagggaggggaagtGAGGGCGAAGAGACGGGAAGAACGAGGGAAAAAAGACGAGTCTGGAAGCaagaaatggagaaaacaagaaaaaaaaagctactaTGTTGTAGACCTACACCCAGAGAGCATATGTTACACATGTAGATATCAACATTACACCTGTATTCTCAGCAAGGTGAGAAGTAGTTTAGTTAGCATGCAGCTACGCTATGCGGCCAAGCTGTCGGATTTCTAGTGAATGAGAGCGCTATTATTGGCCTGTACTCAGAGGATATAGCCCCGGCCTAGACAAGAGTCAGGCCAgagaatgaaaggaaatcatgcCGTGGTTTATGTTATGAACAAGGAGGACAAAACATTGTCCTTTTTGTGTCCCTGGGAGATCTCTGACTCTCACCCACAGGAAAAATGGCAGCCTCGCTACCTCAGTAAACAAGtctcacacacaggcatgcaggCAGCAACCCCCGCacgccacatacacacacaaacgcatgtACTCATGCTCCCCCGCCCACCCCACCTTCCTTCTCTCCACTCTCAATCTCACAGGAAACCAACACGTGCAAATGCTGACAAATATAACAGACACAAACCCGCCATCACTGCATGGTCAGTCAACGTATGTGCAGCATTCAAAACACGAGTTACTGGACGATGTGCTCATACCAGTGAGTCAAGAACTGGTCTGAGCATGGCATTGCTGAGACATGAGCTGCCCATTTTGACTCACCGATAGCTCAGCTTGCATTGTGCATTGTTTCAGTCCTCACCTGTGTGGGGCCTGTGGGTCTCGCTGGTTACTTGCCTTGCTGATGCCCAGCAATGTCTTCACACAGATTTTTCTCCCATGCAGACAGTTTGTGATGGAAATGTTGTCGCCATTGTCACACTGTCTTTCAATCTTACTGAATGTCAATAGGTGCACATTCTTTTATTCTTGCaacagtatttgttttagtttgattAACCcttaaatgcatgtgtgtgcacagacACTGAAGCTGAACTTCAGGTTATGTCCACTGGCTGAAGAGCTCGGGTTGGAACATTCCAGGCTGTGCAGCGCAGCGAGGAAGGAGGCAGGGAGGAGGGAAGGACTGTGTGATTGTAGTTTGGAACAAGAAGGGGGCGTTGACGACTGGGGGACAGGGTAGGTTGGTGTTGGCTAGTTAGAGGGGGGTATCGGGGAGGAAAATTCCTCACTGAAACACCTCAGTGCTTCCTCCACGACAGTTAACACCCCTCCTTCCCTTACTCCAAACGGGCTGCCCATCCCCCACCGTCCTCGTCCGGttcgctctccctctcctctagATTGCCCACACCCAGCAGAACCACATGATGGATGGCTGAGACTGCCCACCCATAAGCCTTTGTGTTGGTCATGTGACCAGCATGCCTTGGCAGAGCGGTGCCCCCTGATGCAGAACTGAATGGCAGGGGAATAGGAGGGGTGCAGCCTAAGCTGAGGGCAGTTACTCTCTCTGGGGGGTGCATGGGGAAACAAGGGGCATCACGTTCCCTCCACAGTAGCAAACTTAATTTGCCTGTTAACCCCTCACACTCAGATCTCAGTCTCTCAGTGGTGACAAAACAGGCAAAGATAACATATTTGATGGGAGTCCCATTAAGTTTTCAACACAGGCTTGATCAAATATCTCATTATTGGTTGATTGGAAAATTAAGATAGGAAGACTGCATGTAAACTGCACATAAAGTTACTACAAGTTTTACATTGACCAGAACTAAGGTTGTAAGCTTTTTGATGCCAGCAAGTGAACTCTGTATACTTTCACTCAGTGTGTGAAAGGGCATCAGTCATACCCCGGTCCTGTACCCTTCACTGGGCTTTGTGTTAATGTACCATGACCTTTATGTTGCAAAACAaggctgtgtctgtgtttatgggtccaagaaaaagaaagcttaGTTATATTTGATTGGAGGTTTGTTCATTGTACGATGATACTGTCTTGGAGTATGCTGCTCACTTCATGATGAtggtgctgctgcagcagcagcattgtGCACAAGAGGTAATGCATGCTCTGAAACTAGTCCCAGACAAGTTTAACATTTACATGATGGTACTGCTCTGTTTGTGCATCAGAAGGCCAAGATTACTTTGGATTGGGGCTGCCTACCAGGAAAGCTGCATTTGGTTTGGATTTGTTAGTGAAGTATCTTTGCATAGGGAGGGGCTGGAGAGGTTTTAGGGTTTTCCTGTTGAACTTTTTGAGCCGTTGAACTTTTGTGAGCTTTCGGTGCTTTGTGCGTGAGGTGTCATGTCGGTGCAAAGTGATTGGGAGAGTCATTGCCCTAGAGCTGTCCTCCAATACTGCCACTACCTCTCTGTCAGAGGGAGGGGACAACTCTTCCACTGGAAGCTTCACCATTTTGTATGGATACAAAGGATCTAGgttcatgtaaaaacaaattaaaaaatttaagaTTAACATTCATATGCAGGTCTGTGTGTCTCCAACTGTACTGTCTGTGCTAGTGTTGGGCGAGAACGCCATCTTTCGGAACGTCAGAACCACCCACTTGCACAAATGTCAAGTAGACTCTATCTTAAGCAACACATTCACAAGTGAGTTTTTTTCTGTGCCAGTCTTTataaatgtgttcatttaagCTACAGAGGCTctggattaaaaataaaatacagaaggCTCTCTCTGTGGGGGTGTGTCTGAAAGAGCGGAAGTGAGACAGAGTGGGGGTGGGGAAAGAAGGGGGTAGGACAGGAGCTCTCCCAAAAAGACTTTAGTGTAGAAGCAGACTGAGCTTGTTTGAATGCACccataaaaaagagagagcctTGAGTTTCATGGGACAGAGAAATTACGGTGAAGACGGTGAATCTTTTCAGCTAAATCTTTTTACAAGGTCTCATTATTACCTGTGCTGTTGATATTTTACCTGGAAACATCCAGCCGTGCATGATTTTCTTCCATCTGAAAGAAGATATGCCATGCTatttctcctccctcccccaTCTTTTCCCTCATATATACttgaaatgtgatgttttattccACAACCCACACTATGCCTTGAACTAAAATGTGCTACCTCTCTCATTTCCAGGTTTTCCATTCTAAAATTGCGGTGGGAACTACAAGGGGACCTATGGACAAGTCCCGCTGTCCTCCTTCCCCCATGCCTGGTCTATAACGACCCATATTCTCACTCACACACCACTTTCAGCCATTCGACCAACCCTCCACACCCTGTCGTCACATAATGGCCAGCAAGAGGAAGTCTACCACTCCTTGTATGATTCCCAGCAAGATCATACGTCCAGTAGATGAGGCTGAACAGGACTCTCTGGTTCTTCTCCGTCAATCCAGGATTTCTGGAGGGGGCAGACACAGCCCGTTTGACCCAGGAGAGTCTTCCAAACCAGAGCTGGGGGACACTGTCAAAGATGGTGCTGGCACATACACCTGTAAGCCTTGTAACTTTGAAACACATGACCTTAACTTGTTCTTGGATCATGTGTACTCTGGGCACCCAGACTTTCGTGCGGACCCCAGCTTCTTTTGCGTAAGCTGTGGGTTTTCAGCACCCAAGTTTGAAGGGCTGGCCCTGCATAATGCCAGGGTTCACCCCAGCACATTAAACACAACTCTGCAGCTGAGGAAGAGGGACAGGAGAGTAGTAGTGGAGCAGAATATGGTGACTGGGGCAGAGACCGGGAAGGACAGTGAGATCTCCATCACTAAAACCCCAATTATGAGGATGCTGAAGGGCAAATCGGAGTCTAAGCGGATAGTGGTGTCTCACGCAGTCTCCGACGATCCTTCTTTAGACCCACAGTCTATCTCTGCGTCCAGAGAGACTGAAAGAAAAGAGCCTACTGCAGTGACAGTCACACATGTTCCCACAATTGTCCACAATGGAACAACCAAGGTCACTCTGTCTTCAGGAATCCAGATAGTCAACGGCTCCGGAGCATTACCGATGCTCAAGACTCCCATCACACAGGTAGGTGGGGGTTTATTCTGGCTTATTCTGGTTTTGGGAAAGTCTGATTTCCTTCAGGATGAAtgaagtatctatctatctatctatctatctatctatctatctatctatctatctatctgactTAGttaattaagattattttaCTTTGATTCCTTTTTAAATCGGTTCCCTCTAGGTGGTTTCAGTAGTTCAAAGCAGAAGCCTTCATCAATCTGCACCAATCACAGCCTCCTCAAATATGTCTGCTGCTTCGTATTCATCCTCAAAAAATCTCCCCAAggtaatttgttttgaatttattttatttattttttggaacgTTGCCAAATGttcaaataacataataatcTCATACTGTCATTTCTGCATTTTACCCCCCAGGTGATGATTCCTTTGAGCAGCATCCCTACTTACAGTGCCTCCATGGACTCCTCTTCCTTCCTAAAGACCTCCTTCAGTAAATTCCCGTACCCCACAAAGGCGGAGCTCTGCTACCTGACTGTGGTCACAAAGTTCCCTGAAGAGCAGATCAAGATCTGGTTCACAGCCCAGAGACTAAAACAAGGCATCAGCTGGTCTCCTGAGGAGATCGAGGAGGCCAGGAGAAAGATGTTCAACACCATCATACAGACGGCGCCTTCCAGCTCGCACAACCAGAGCCAGAGTAACCACAGCCCAGCccaacacacaatcacagtcCTGCCTGCTTCACTGGGGGCAACTGGGATCCCTCACATCCTGCAGGGCTCTCTTGTCAGCCAAGGAGGGGTAATCGTCACTCAGCCCGTAATGGCAAATGGTATCCAGGTTAGCAGTGCACCCGTGGCCCTGGCTGTCACACCTAAGCCCCAGGCAGCAGCCCGCCCCATGATGCAGGGCCGACCTGCTGCCGCCCTAGTGGCAGACAAAGGCATCAGCATGGTGGTGGGGACGgtgggcagcagcagcagcactgggAGCAACGTCATTAGCAGCAGTAATAGTTGTaggagtggaggaggaggcaCTAGCACTATTATTACTAGCAGTCAAGCTAGCGTCATCAACCTTAGCCTAGGAGGCAACAATCTCAGTGATGCTAAGGTTAGCAGTGTTAACGGTAAACACAATAGTACTAATGCAGACTGCAATAACAAGAGCAATAGTAATATCACCAGCCATGTCAATGCTAAGAACTTAAATATCAGCAAAGCCAACAACACCAGCAGTGTGAAGAGTGACAACAAAGTAACCACAGGAAGCAAAAACACCCCAGACAACAAATCTAATAACAAAACAGGCAGCGATGCACATAAGAGCAAAGAGACCAACGgaagcagcaacaaaaacacaactagcACAAGTGCAGATGATGTTGACACCGCCACCAGTGACTCTCCCACCATCAAAATGGAGGATGCGTCTTCCCCTGCCTCAAAGTCTTCTTCCCCCTCTCCTGCAGCACCTTTAAGCAGCACACTTGGTTCTCAGACACCTGTTAATGCGTTCCTAGACCCCAGCTTTTACAAGGGCAAGAAGTCTCAGGGGCAGCTCAACACTCTGAAGGACAGTTTCCAGGTCAGCCAGTTTCCCGACCAAGAGGAGGTGGACCGCCTCATTGCTCTGACTGGGCTCACAGTACGAGAAGTCCGCAAGTGGTTCAGTGACCGGCGCTACCACTTTCGGAACCTCAAAGGGACACGCTCCAGCACAGGCGGACAGAATAAGTCTGGCACTGCAGCGGGAGCAGGGAGCGCTTCGAGTACGCCAGGGAGCGGCAACGCTGGCAGTGCCAACCCTGTTGATCTTACTGAGAGCAGCTGCAACTCTGGTGCAAAAACGCCCCAGCACAGCTCTGCACCCCTGAGCCCAACTGCATCACAGACTCCCACCTCTCCCACCACACCTTCCCGCCGACTCCCCAGACCTCCTTCTCCCGACTTCACAGCTATTCGCTACAAGGAGAGAGAGCCTCATCAGGTGAGACGCTGTCCTTAGTGTGTAATAGGCTGTGGGCATAGAATGCTGAGAAGGCTGACATCAGGTTGacatgtatttctgtgtggTCACTCAGTTCTGGGGTGGGGGTCGGGGGTATTATTGCATTTTAAGCTGCACAAAATTAGATTTTACTCAGCGATGGTTGAGGCTGAAGAAATGAGGTTTCCAGACCTCTATAGCCCCCTCTGGATTTCTGTTTAAGGCTATCAGCTcaaggctacattagccgcAACTATGATGTTGTTAGTTCTGCTGTATTGATCTTAAaaagtttgtttatttgtattaaaaaggCCTGAAAATAGCGAAACATGCCAATCTTCAAATGTTGTGGTGAAGGAAAAGCAGCACATCATCCAattggagaagctggaacctAAGAATTGTcgtcatttttaaatgataaatgactaaaataaataatcaaacatgCAGCATGGTgctgattcattttcttgttgatCAACCAATCAACAAATTAAGTAATCTATTTAGTTtaactcatttttttctggtttttcaCCTTGTCCATTCCTGTATGTTTAGGTAAAGGCTCTAGAGGCCAGTTTTGGCCAGGACCCTGACCCAGCCGGGGAGGAAGTGGACAGACTGCGAGCTGAGACCAAGATGACCAGAAGGGAGATCCATGGCTGGTTCgctgagaggaggaagagagtggcagcagagaaaaagaaagaggaggcgGAGCGGGCGATGAAAGAGGAGATGGAAGTTGATggggaggagagacagaaggaggacaGTTCAGGAGAACTGAAAGTCAACCCCATTAAAATCAATCTGAAGATGCTGAAGGTGACAGAGGCCAACGGCAAAGCAGAGGGTGAAGGGTTAGATAGCCCGCTTCAATCCCTCCGCACACCTGCATCCTCCCCAGGCCCTACTCCATCCTCCACCCCCAAACCACCCCAACCCTCCACCCCGACACCCAAACCATCCCCCTCCCCCAAACCCTCAGCCATTCGAGGTAAAAAGACAGCAGAGCAGCTGCGATTGCTCAAACAAGTCTACGCCCGTACCCAGTGGCCCAGTGCTTCTCAGTATGATAAACTGATCTCATCCACCGGACTGCCCAGACCTGAGGTAGTGCGCTGGTTTGGGGACTGCCGTTACGTGCAGAAGAACGGCCAGCTGAAGTGGCTGGAAGCTTACCAGAGCATGGCTCTGGAAGAGGAACTCAATGAGGCGAACACAAAGATTCTCCAGGCCCACCGCGACGTACACGGCAGCCTGGAGGAGTCACAGGTAGTAAcactaaatattaaaatgttttatttttagagcaGTTCAGTGGGTCTGAACAACTGAAACCTGTGAAGCAGACCATGTAACATTGCCGCTATGACAAAAGATATGACAGGAAATTTGAGTCTCAACACATTTTCCCTTAAGCTAACTGCTCCGTAGGAAAAGAAAGTTCTCATATCCAAGGAAAGCAGTCGCTCCAGAAAACTCTTGAAAGTGTTCTTTATTAAGGCTTCGAGAGATGCACATTCCTAGCTGCTTCAAAACCAGTTCACTTATTTTATGAGTTACACACACAAGATATTTTGGGGCTTACATGCAAATGACTGTGATAGAAAGACGTTGAAATTAACTGCATATTGTATCGTTGGCAGCAGAATGCTCGGTAAATCTTTATTTGATGGATTTCCATGAGGGATTGATttacttaaatttaaaaacgTATAATTCTATTAATATATAGTTATATGAGATAGTAATCAATCACCTTATTGAAGGagtgtgacattttttattcatatttacttttataaataatatttttttctttatttttgaaatggcTTGTATACTATCACTTGGTAAAAAGTATACTGCATTTAtatactgtgaattatttttaaattgaaaattgattttCCTTTGAATCGTGAGCCTAAAATTTGAATCTGAAAAATTCTGAATTGTGCACCCcaattttttttgattttaaagcaAATATTTGCAATACAGGTTTTTCCCCATTCTctaacttttttattatgttttttatgtttttttagcGTCTTCCATCATCCAGTAATTGTCCCTTGTGTTCAGTGGCTGCGGTTCAGGAAAAGTTGCATGGATTCTGTacgtacagtgggtacggaaagtattcagacccctttaaatttttcactctttgtttcattgcagccattttccaNNNNNNNNNNNNNNNNNNNNNNNNNNNNNNNNNNNNNNNNNNNNNNNNNNNNNNNNNNNNNNNNNNNNNNNNNNNNNNNNNNNNNNNNNNNNNNNNNNNNttggaaaaaggctgcaatgaaacaaagagtgaaaaatttaaaggggtctgaatactttccgtacccactgtatgtgatCCTTTAACGTGGAGCGGTGTGCTAACGC
This window encodes:
- the zhx3 gene encoding zinc fingers and homeoboxes protein 3, with translation MASKRKSTTPCMIPSKIIRPVDEAEQDSLVLLRQSRISGGGRHSPFDPGESSKPELGDTVKDGAGTYTCKPCNFETHDLNLFLDHVYSGHPDFRADPSFFCVSCGFSAPKFEGLALHNARVHPSTLNTTLQLRKRDRRVVVEQNMVTGAETGKDSEISITKTPIMRMLKGKSESKRIVVSHAVSDDPSLDPQSISASRETERKEPTAVTVTHVPTIVHNGTTKVTLSSGIQIVNGSGALPMLKTPITQVVSVVQSRSLHQSAPITASSNMSAASYSSSKNLPKVMIPLSSIPTYSASMDSSSFLKTSFSKFPYPTKAELCYLTVVTKFPEEQIKIWFTAQRLKQGISWSPEEIEEARRKMFNTIIQTAPSSSHNQSQSNHSPAQHTITVLPASLGATGIPHILQGSLVSQGGVIVTQPVMANGIQVSSAPVALAVTPKPQAAARPMMQGRPAAALVADKGISMVVGTVGSSSSTGSNVISSSNSCRSGGGGTSTIITSSQASVINLSLGGNNLSDAKVSSVNGKHNSTNADCNNKSNSNITSHVNAKNLNISKANNTSSVKSDNKVTTGSKNTPDNKSNNKTGSDAHKSKETNGSSNKNTTSTSADDVDTATSDSPTIKMEDASSPASKSSSPSPAAPLSSTLGSQTPVNAFLDPSFYKGKKSQGQLNTLKDSFQVSQFPDQEEVDRLIALTGLTVREVRKWFSDRRYHFRNLKGTRSSTGGQNKSGTAAGAGSASSTPGSGNAGSANPVDLTESSCNSGAKTPQHSSAPLSPTASQTPTSPTTPSRRLPRPPSPDFTAIRYKEREPHQVKALEASFGQDPDPAGEEVDRLRAETKMTRREIHGWFAERRKRVAAEKKKEEAERAMKEEMEVDGEERQKEDSSGELKVNPIKINLKMLKVTEANGKAEGEGLDSPLQSLRTPASSPGPTPSSTPKPPQPSTPTPKPSPSPKPSAIRGKKTAEQLRLLKQVYARTQWPSASQYDKLISSTGLPRPEVVRWFGDCRYVQKNGQLKWLEAYQSMALEEELNEANTKILQAHRDVHGSLEESQLQELSEASGLTADLVRYWFSTKASLPRLEKTAAAHEPEPGPVAPEAAAEPRTTGSSPMEPKPGGGVEEKMEQSVCGVAAEEANTDKTVNPTKGTD